One Calditrichia bacterium DNA window includes the following coding sequences:
- a CDS encoding arginase family protein: MKFEQKNATPIVFGIPFENGIRMMQRLKRGVTGTAEAPAAIIKRLKKSPIDWECQLLDLQEFAIEISPENRDNANAILQHNLQTIAGHESISEAITAAVATAGKIPVSLGGDHSLTYPLFRGVRHALPDANIALLYVDAHWDMRPPEICCGVENIISSGNSFYRLLEDADMRLPGKNMAVLGIHRQPSELFKSMENYACSNGVFVGYDADCSESNAAAITESALQQIMAGMDGVYLSLDIDAVSASDAPGVSAPADQGISRNSWLQIVETVLKSAPVFGIDIVEASSRKQHWSALFPEEKQVVPSKHDVLTPTVDLVLETMSVIAKYL, encoded by the coding sequence ATGAAATTTGAGCAGAAAAATGCCACGCCAATCGTGTTTGGCATTCCATTTGAAAACGGCATCCGCATGATGCAGCGACTGAAACGCGGCGTTACCGGAACGGCTGAAGCACCTGCCGCAATTATCAAACGATTGAAAAAATCACCGATTGATTGGGAGTGCCAATTGCTGGATTTACAGGAATTTGCGATCGAAATTTCTCCCGAAAACCGTGATAATGCAAATGCAATTTTGCAGCACAATCTGCAAACGATTGCCGGACACGAAAGCATCAGCGAAGCGATTACGGCGGCGGTTGCTACTGCCGGAAAAATCCCCGTTTCGCTGGGCGGCGATCATTCGCTGACGTATCCGCTGTTTCGCGGTGTGCGTCACGCGTTGCCGGATGCCAACATCGCACTGCTGTATGTGGACGCTCATTGGGACATGCGCCCGCCGGAAATCTGTTGCGGTGTGGAAAATATCATCAGCAGCGGGAATTCGTTTTATCGCCTGCTCGAAGATGCGGACATGCGATTGCCGGGCAAAAATATGGCGGTTTTGGGCATCCATCGCCAGCCGTCGGAATTGTTCAAATCGATGGAAAATTATGCGTGCTCGAACGGCGTTTTTGTGGGATACGACGCCGATTGCAGCGAAAGCAACGCCGCCGCAATCACCGAAAGCGCGTTGCAGCAAATTATGGCGGGAATGGATGGCGTTTATCTCAGTCTGGATATCGATGCGGTTTCCGCAAGCGATGCGCCCGGCGTGAGCGCACCGGCGGATCAGGGCATCAGCCGTAATTCTTGGTTGCAAATTGTGGAAACGGTGCTGAAATCTGCCCCGGTTTTCGGGATCGATATAGTGGAAGCATCGTCGCGAAAGCAGCATTGGAGCGCGCTGTTTCCCGAAGAAAAACAGGTGGTTCCGTCAAAGCACGATGTGCTCACGCCCACCGTCGATCTCGTTCTGGAAACGATGAGTGTGATTGCTAAGTATCTGTAA
- a CDS encoding type II toxin-antitoxin system HicB family antitoxin: MENTYFILSHYIQHAMEIAEFELLEDDTYAGKVANCEGVVAFGKSKLVCEQNLQATLESWLLLRLKLGHALPIVHGINLNQEI; this comes from the coding sequence ATGGAGAACACCTATTTCATTCTGAGTCATTATATCCAGCATGCTATGGAAATTGCAGAGTTTGAATTGTTGGAAGATGATACCTATGCAGGAAAAGTTGCAAATTGCGAAGGCGTGGTTGCTTTTGGCAAATCGAAACTGGTTTGCGAACAGAATTTGCAAGCGACGCTCGAAAGTTGGCTGTTGTTGCGTTTGAAATTGGGACACGCATTACCGATTGTTCATGGAATAAACCTCAATCAGGAGATCTAA
- a CDS encoding sugar transferase, translating into MLQANTSNMYRKANLNGQTSGQTNIAILGVPRIAERMYRNSEFPHNIVGFIKIRPSDGIPFNTEFPAILGDVNNLGEIVQKFSIERVWLALDPMDRPVFSEAVRQCKLQKVEFDLPTKSGHISNGTHNDDAIYNDSKLYQNFLNDVIGEDTLKQPIWLRLFDFFVSTMLFLLFLPSWIVVALAIKLESKGGVLYSQERVGQGGRVFRIYKFRSMYSDAEKRSGPQLATQNDPRITKIGRILRKTRIDELPQLFNVIKGDMSLIGPRPERPYFVEKYRQQIPRYVERLRVKPGLTGWAQVETGYDESLEDVKEKLKHDLYFIDHYRQFKLYVSIVVKTIWVVLSAQGQ; encoded by the coding sequence ATGCTGCAAGCGAATACATCAAATATGTACAGAAAAGCAAATCTGAATGGTCAAACTTCAGGGCAAACGAACATTGCAATTTTGGGCGTGCCCAGAATCGCAGAACGAATGTATCGTAACTCCGAGTTTCCTCATAACATTGTAGGGTTCATAAAAATTCGCCCCAGCGATGGTATACCATTCAATACGGAATTTCCGGCAATCCTCGGTGATGTGAACAATTTGGGCGAAATCGTTCAAAAATTTAGCATCGAGCGTGTTTGGCTGGCATTAGACCCCATGGATCGACCCGTTTTTTCCGAAGCTGTTCGGCAATGCAAGCTCCAGAAAGTTGAGTTTGATCTACCAACAAAAAGCGGACACATTTCAAACGGAACACACAACGACGATGCTATTTACAATGATAGCAAATTATATCAGAACTTTTTAAATGATGTGATCGGTGAAGACACACTGAAGCAACCGATTTGGCTGCGTTTGTTCGATTTTTTTGTCTCCACAATGCTCTTTTTATTGTTTCTTCCATCATGGATTGTTGTTGCGTTGGCAATAAAGTTAGAGTCCAAAGGTGGTGTTCTTTATTCACAGGAACGTGTTGGGCAAGGTGGGCGAGTTTTTAGAATTTACAAATTCCGTAGCATGTATTCAGATGCCGAGAAGCGTAGCGGCCCCCAATTAGCAACCCAAAATGACCCGCGTATCACAAAAATAGGGCGAATTCTTCGGAAAACCCGGATTGATGAATTACCACAATTGTTTAATGTTATAAAAGGTGATATGAGCCTGATCGGTCCACGACCGGAACGCCCATATTTTGTTGAAAAATATCGTCAGCAAATCCCCAGATACGTTGAACGTTTGAGAGTCAAGCCCGGGTTAACGGGATGGGCACAAGTGGAAACCGGTTACGATGAAAGCCTGGAAGATGTGAAGGAAAAACTCAAACACGATCTTTATTTTATTGATCATTATCGCCAATTCAAATTGTATGTGTCCATTGTTGTGAAGACAATTTGGGTTGTATTAAGCGCTCAGGGACAGTAA
- a CDS encoding STAS domain-containing protein produces MSEKDSVKIETRVLDEQSRVMMVTINGYVDQANSHLLQKVIDHCIADKYYSLVFNLQNLVYMSSAGWGVLIGEIKRFRENGGDIKLANMGPEIYEIYQMLEFYHIISEYGSVDEAVKSFSGKKMEVQDTKPPTTTVQRTYQEPKETDIPESNGDVKPEYSPSESEEMVISEEEIDINIDGILASEGIVKSGGEDNRAGYVEFDLGKFEKEPDMKIRPVQDKIRDIISKHPEYGFFKIKKALDAEEYSHVKIGIFKLRSILKALELDTKEKRYRFFRSA; encoded by the coding sequence ATGAGCGAAAAAGACAGTGTAAAAATCGAAACCCGCGTATTGGATGAACAATCACGAGTTATGATGGTAACCATCAACGGTTATGTGGATCAGGCCAATAGTCATTTGCTTCAAAAAGTGATCGATCATTGCATAGCGGACAAGTATTACAGTTTAGTATTTAATTTGCAAAATCTTGTTTATATGAGTAGTGCCGGTTGGGGTGTATTAATTGGTGAGATCAAACGGTTCCGGGAAAATGGCGGCGATATTAAACTTGCCAACATGGGGCCGGAAATTTACGAGATTTACCAAATGCTTGAATTTTATCACATTATCAGTGAATATGGCTCTGTTGACGAAGCCGTGAAAAGCTTCAGCGGAAAAAAGATGGAAGTTCAGGATACCAAACCACCAACCACAACCGTTCAACGGACTTATCAGGAGCCTAAAGAAACTGATATACCTGAATCCAACGGTGATGTTAAACCAGAATATTCACCGAGTGAATCCGAAGAAATGGTTATCTCTGAGGAAGAAATCGATATCAATATTGATGGAATTTTGGCCAGCGAAGGTATCGTGAAATCTGGCGGTGAAGATAACCGTGCCGGATATGTTGAGTTTGATTTGGGGAAATTTGAAAAAGAACCTGACATGAAAATCCGTCCTGTTCAGGATAAAATCCGTGATATTATATCCAAACATCCTGAATATGGTTTTTTCAAAATAAAAAAAGCGTTAGATGCAGAAGAATATTCACATGTCAAAATTGGCATATTCAAATTGCGCTCCATTTTAAAAGCGCTGGAGTTGGATACAAAAGAGAAACGGTATCGTTTCTTTCGATCGGCTTGA
- a CDS encoding ATP-binding cassette domain-containing protein: MSHKIHISKNGKTLVAIDNFDLQPGKITFLFGESGIGKSLLSKAIYGLIDPHLLDVTIDSMPYRDYLADENVIAAKRNGFFVFQEPSSHLNPLRTLETQINEGSLSGKSGEAEALGKLWEGKADAAVQQILRVFPKPYRPSGGEKQRILLAMAFKKIARFQQDGAPDNHLFVFDEPTGSLDNRYRNIFLKLLLDKFTETPFTGIFITHDYSIISEIAGYPQQLQSKVVYKELTESKNGLQLRDFAAKEYLNWIDEEKHADFAGSSSAKTVFSIDSGYRVFGKTMQFRKARSQQKADELVIRSGEMAYVKAASGIGKTTLAKIIMGLQTAENLAFSLSGEDFSEQTQPGKWRKKVWGKSAGMVFQHADESLNLQASVREIFAGLPLEKPLDDHSLSEHLRSIFDITIDDAFLGKRTGLLSGGQKQRLNLLRTLLLNTDLLILDEPFNGLDLESIQKIVALIKYKLADGAAILMISHNEEIVESIVPPERIYFLTAES, translated from the coding sequence ATGAGCCATAAAATTCACATCTCCAAAAACGGCAAAACGCTGGTTGCGATCGACAATTTTGATTTGCAGCCCGGAAAAATAACCTTTTTATTTGGCGAATCGGGCATCGGGAAATCGCTGCTGTCCAAAGCGATTTACGGGCTGATCGATCCGCATTTGCTGGATGTGACGATCGACAGCATGCCCTACCGCGATTACCTTGCCGATGAAAACGTAATTGCCGCAAAACGCAACGGATTTTTTGTGTTTCAGGAACCGTCCAGCCATCTTAATCCGCTGCGGACGCTGGAAACGCAGATTAACGAGGGCAGTTTGAGCGGCAAATCCGGCGAAGCGGAGGCGCTCGGCAAATTGTGGGAAGGCAAAGCGGATGCGGCAGTTCAGCAAATTTTGCGGGTGTTCCCGAAACCATATCGCCCCAGCGGCGGCGAAAAACAGCGCATTTTGCTGGCGATGGCGTTCAAAAAAATCGCCCGATTCCAGCAGGACGGTGCACCGGACAATCACCTGTTTGTGTTCGACGAACCAACCGGCAGCCTGGATAATCGTTACCGGAATATTTTTCTCAAATTGCTGCTCGACAAGTTCACCGAAACGCCTTTCACCGGCATTTTTATTACCCATGATTATTCGATTATCAGCGAAATTGCCGGTTATCCGCAACAACTGCAATCGAAAGTTGTTTACAAAGAATTGACCGAATCGAAAAACGGTTTGCAGCTTCGCGATTTTGCGGCGAAAGAATATCTCAACTGGATCGACGAAGAAAAGCACGCTGATTTTGCGGGTTCAAGTTCAGCAAAAACAGTGTTTTCGATAGATAGCGGCTATCGCGTTTTCGGGAAAACGATGCAGTTCCGGAAAGCCAGATCGCAGCAAAAAGCGGATGAATTGGTCATCCGCAGCGGCGAAATGGCTTATGTAAAAGCCGCCAGCGGCATCGGAAAAACCACGCTCGCGAAAATAATTATGGGATTGCAAACGGCCGAAAATTTAGCGTTTTCGCTCTCCGGCGAAGATTTCAGCGAGCAAACACAGCCGGGAAAATGGCGCAAAAAAGTGTGGGGAAAAAGCGCCGGAATGGTGTTTCAGCATGCGGATGAATCGCTGAATTTGCAAGCCAGCGTGCGGGAAATTTTTGCTGGATTGCCGCTCGAAAAGCCGCTCGACGATCATTCGCTGAGCGAACATCTCCGCAGCATTTTTGACATCACCATCGACGATGCGTTTTTGGGCAAACGCACCGGATTGCTCAGCGGCGGACAAAAACAGCGTCTCAACTTGCTGCGCACACTGCTACTCAATACGGACCTGCTGATTCTCGATGAGCCGTTTAACGGACTGGATTTGGAAAGCATCCAAAAAATTGTCGCGCTCATCAAATACAAGCTCGCGGACGGCGCTGCCATTTTGATGATTTCCCACAATGAAGAAATTGTCGAAAGCATCGTGCCGCCGGAGCGCATTTATTTTTTGACTGCGGAAAGTTGA
- a CDS encoding imidazolonepropionase, with the protein MKTADLILTNIGQLATCAATAPKRGEQLNDAGLRNNAAVAVQNGKIIAVGDVAEIRREYDAKTVIDAGGNAVVPGFVDAHTHVVFAGERINEFELRIKGADYLEILAAGGGILSTMTATRAATPAEMAAQSRPRLNEMLQLGTTTAEVKSGYGLSTESELHMLQAVEILEDSHPMTLVPTFLGAHAIPPEFSGRSDDFTDLIIAEMLPQVEKWYRNSIFAKQQIPLFVDVFCEKNAFNLAQSRRVLAAGKAAGFSLKIHTDEFTALGGTSLAAELGATSADHLDVTTPEERAILAASNTIAVFIPAVNLNFGSSHFADARAFADDGAAIALATDINPGSAPCPSMPLVMALACRYQKLLPSEALNAATINAAFAVGMGDRVGSIEVGKAADLLILKYADFRHVAYQIGGNPVKTVIKNGKIMDFCDEI; encoded by the coding sequence ATGAAAACAGCAGATCTCATTCTCACAAATATTGGTCAATTGGCAACTTGCGCAGCGACTGCGCCCAAACGCGGCGAGCAGTTGAACGACGCCGGGTTGCGTAACAATGCGGCGGTGGCAGTCCAAAACGGAAAGATTATCGCCGTTGGTGATGTCGCGGAAATCCGGCGCGAATATGACGCCAAAACCGTGATCGACGCGGGCGGCAACGCGGTCGTTCCCGGCTTTGTGGATGCCCACACCCACGTTGTTTTTGCGGGTGAGCGCATCAACGAATTTGAACTGCGGATAAAAGGCGCGGATTATTTGGAAATTCTGGCGGCTGGCGGAGGTATTTTGTCAACGATGACAGCGACCCGCGCGGCAACGCCGGCGGAAATGGCTGCGCAAAGCCGCCCGCGATTAAACGAGATGCTGCAACTCGGCACCACAACAGCAGAAGTGAAAAGCGGTTACGGCTTGTCCACAGAGAGCGAATTGCACATGCTGCAAGCGGTTGAAATTCTTGAAGATAGCCACCCAATGACGCTCGTGCCAACCTTTCTCGGTGCGCACGCGATCCCGCCGGAATTCTCCGGTCGCAGCGATGATTTCACTGATCTGATTATTGCGGAAATGCTGCCGCAGGTGGAAAAATGGTATCGAAATTCGATCTTTGCCAAACAGCAAATCCCGCTGTTCGTGGATGTGTTTTGCGAAAAAAATGCATTTAATCTGGCGCAGTCGCGGCGGGTGTTGGCTGCCGGAAAAGCGGCCGGATTTTCGCTGAAAATTCACACGGACGAATTTACTGCGCTCGGTGGCACATCGCTGGCTGCGGAATTGGGCGCAACTTCGGCGGATCATCTCGATGTGACAACGCCGGAGGAACGGGCGATTTTGGCGGCATCCAACACAATTGCGGTGTTTATCCCGGCGGTCAATCTCAATTTTGGCAGCAGCCACTTTGCCGATGCCCGCGCATTCGCAGACGACGGCGCGGCAATTGCGCTGGCAACGGATATCAATCCCGGTTCCGCGCCCTGCCCCTCCATGCCGTTGGTGATGGCGCTGGCTTGCCGATACCAAAAATTACTGCCGTCGGAAGCGCTCAACGCTGCGACCATCAACGCGGCGTTCGCGGTTGGAATGGGCGATCGCGTCGGGTCAATCGAGGTGGGAAAAGCGGCGGATTTGCTCATTTTGAAATACGCGGATTTCCGGCATGTTGCTTACCAAATCGGCGGTAATCCGGTGAAAACGGTCATCAAAAACGGCAAAATTATGGATTTTTGCGATGAAATTTGA
- a CDS encoding DsrE family protein produces the protein MKVAYVFATSGHTASYKLGKMILPQLENGTHGVTVIGMFFFDDNTYILRKGDPMGERLAKIAKEKGMLLMMCDQCALERGLATGVAGDCSPTGTVEGVQVGCFPDLYGALAGNPPDHVITL, from the coding sequence ATGAAAGTCGCATACGTTTTTGCCACATCCGGACATACCGCAAGCTATAAACTCGGCAAAATGATTCTGCCCCAACTGGAAAACGGCACCCATGGCGTGACCGTGATCGGCATGTTTTTCTTCGACGACAACACCTATATTTTGCGAAAAGGCGATCCGATGGGCGAACGGCTTGCAAAAATCGCCAAAGAAAAAGGCATGTTGTTGATGATGTGCGACCAGTGTGCATTGGAGCGCGGACTCGCCACCGGCGTTGCCGGCGATTGCAGCCCGACCGGCACGGTTGAAGGCGTGCAGGTTGGTTGTTTCCCGGATTTGTATGGCGCATTGGCTGGAAATCCGCCGGATCATGTGATCACTTTGTAA
- the pgsA gene encoding CDP-diacylglycerol--glycerol-3-phosphate 3-phosphatidyltransferase produces MTPVFIVLILKKSSSEQLIASMIFTLAALTDWYDGWYARKFGVITRLGQFMDPLADKILVSSALFVFAALDYIFLWMVWVIVIRDAVMTFNRIFALYAGKPIITHVLAKWKTAAQMVTIFMILAYINWRNYYAPPESVYSAQYFDFIGISMLIVTTLTIISGVFYVVENRDLLLSSFRKLVRW; encoded by the coding sequence TTGACACCGGTATTTATCGTTTTGATATTAAAAAAATCATCCTCTGAGCAGCTAATTGCCTCCATGATTTTTACTCTTGCCGCATTAACCGACTGGTATGACGGATGGTATGCCAGAAAATTTGGCGTAATCACCCGACTTGGTCAATTTATGGACCCGCTCGCAGATAAAATTCTGGTTTCGTCAGCACTTTTTGTATTTGCAGCGCTGGATTATATTTTTCTCTGGATGGTTTGGGTGATTGTCATCCGCGATGCTGTGATGACATTTAACCGAATTTTTGCCTTATATGCCGGCAAACCTATTATCACCCATGTTTTGGCAAAATGGAAAACAGCAGCACAAATGGTAACAATTTTTATGATATTGGCATATATAAACTGGCGCAATTATTATGCACCACCAGAATCAGTTTATTCCGCTCAGTATTTTGATTTTATTGGGATATCAATGCTAATCGTTACAACACTGACGATAATTTCGGGTGTGTTTTATGTCGTAGAAAACCGCGACTTGCTACTCAGCAGCTTCAGAAAACTTGTTCGATGGTAA
- a CDS encoding OmpA family protein: MKSRLYFIAMLVLFPAILSAQFSTGNKVGFSWKGGFASNYVDIEDRNLGTNWAFSADYWMVDLYSIGLELGTATINGKGSRIGISSNIWYLMANIKLKLIRDGIIQPYLITGLEQERLSPKDSDGRDIVINRAINYDQYKVGIPLGIGSSYFLKRDLSADFQTIYRFSAINYAESVGQPGDGDDDYLTSNLGLTFYFGDEQGDRDGDGIPDVIDICPDDPEDRDGFDDDDGCPDYDNDEDGIRDVLDACPNEPEDFDNFQDEDGCPDPDNDGDGIWDRRDRCPGTDKTVRDNIDTKEDYDGFEDTDGCPDLDNDGDGIPDVADACPNVPENFNGVEDNDGCPDSNFQRRIVLNNIYFKFNSAELDPNSELILNYIAEALIAEDSVRVEISGHTDNIGSDSYNLNLSQRRAESVRRYLISQGISEFRIIATGKGESEPVASNATETGRSRNRRIEIERIQ; the protein is encoded by the coding sequence ATGAAATCCCGATTATATTTTATCGCGATGCTGGTATTATTTCCGGCAATTCTCTCCGCACAATTTTCCACCGGCAACAAAGTCGGATTCAGTTGGAAAGGCGGTTTTGCCTCAAACTATGTGGACATTGAAGATCGTAATTTGGGCACAAACTGGGCTTTTTCCGCGGATTACTGGATGGTCGATCTCTATTCCATCGGGTTGGAATTGGGAACAGCAACCATCAATGGTAAAGGTTCGAGAATCGGTATCAGTTCCAACATTTGGTATCTAATGGCAAATATCAAATTAAAACTTATTCGCGATGGCATTATTCAACCGTATTTAATTACCGGATTGGAGCAAGAACGGCTGTCGCCAAAAGACTCGGATGGGCGAGACATCGTTATCAATCGTGCCATCAATTATGACCAGTATAAAGTTGGGATTCCTTTGGGCATCGGCTCATCATATTTCTTGAAAAGGGATTTATCAGCTGATTTTCAGACAATTTACCGTTTTTCAGCGATCAATTATGCCGAAAGCGTTGGCCAGCCCGGTGACGGGGATGACGATTATCTCACCTCAAATTTGGGATTAACATTTTATTTTGGTGACGAGCAGGGCGACCGCGATGGTGATGGCATCCCGGATGTGATTGATATTTGTCCGGATGATCCCGAAGATCGCGACGGTTTTGATGACGACGATGGTTGCCCCGATTACGATAACGACGAAGACGGCATCCGTGATGTGCTGGACGCCTGCCCAAATGAGCCGGAAGATTTTGATAATTTTCAGGATGAAGACGGATGCCCGGACCCGGATAACGATGGTGATGGTATTTGGGATCGCCGCGATAGATGCCCGGGAACCGACAAAACGGTTCGCGATAACATTGATACAAAAGAAGATTACGACGGTTTTGAAGACACCGACGGCTGCCCCGATTTGGATAACGATGGCGATGGCATTCCCGATGTAGCTGACGCCTGCCCCAATGTCCCGGAAAATTTCAACGGAGTTGAAGATAACGATGGCTGCCCGGATTCCAATTTCCAACGGCGAATCGTGTTGAATAATATTTATTTTAAATTCAACAGCGCTGAGTTGGACCCCAACTCTGAATTGATCCTTAATTATATCGCAGAAGCATTGATTGCGGAAGATTCCGTTCGCGTTGAGATTAGCGGACATACAGATAATATTGGATCGGACAGCTACAACCTCAACCTTTCCCAACGGCGTGCCGAAAGCGTGCGGCGTTATTTGATCAGTCAGGGTATTTCGGAATTCAGAATTATTGCTACCGGGAAAGGTGAGTCGGAACCGGTTGCATCCAACGCTACAGAAACCGGGCGCTCGCGAAATCGCCGAATTGAAATTGAACGCATTCAATAA